A genomic region of Sciurus carolinensis chromosome 7, mSciCar1.2, whole genome shotgun sequence contains the following coding sequences:
- the Smim8 gene encoding small integral membrane protein 8 isoform X2: protein MSSSPEPPTLKKDSPKEKDFPNPGLRGVRTTTLFRAVNPELFIKPNKPVMVFGLVTLSLCVAYIGYLHATQENKKDLYEAIDSEGRSYMRRKTSKWD from the exons ATGTCTTCATCACCCGAGCCACCAACACTTAAAAAGGATTCACCTAAAGAGAAAGACTTTCCAAACCCAGGGCTCAGAGGGGTACGCACAACGACCTTATTTCGAGCTGTGAATCCAGAGCTCTTCATTAAACCT aacaAACCTGTAATGGTTTTTGGATTGGTCACCCTTTCGCTGTGTGTGGCTTATATTGGCTATCTACATGCAACACAAGAGAATAAAAAGGACCTCTATGAAGCTATTGATAGTGAAGGGCGTAGTTATATGAGGAGAAAAACTTCTAAATGGGATTAA
- the Smim8 gene encoding small integral membrane protein 8 isoform X3 gives MSSSPEPPTLKKDSPKEKDFPNPGLRGNKPVMVFGLVTLSLCVAYIGYLHATQENKKDLYEAIDSEGRSYMRRKTSKWD, from the exons ATGTCTTCATCACCCGAGCCACCAACACTTAAAAAGGATTCACCTAAAGAGAAAGACTTTCCAAACCCAGGGCTCAGAGGG aacaAACCTGTAATGGTTTTTGGATTGGTCACCCTTTCGCTGTGTGTGGCTTATATTGGCTATCTACATGCAACACAAGAGAATAAAAAGGACCTCTATGAAGCTATTGATAGTGAAGGGCGTAGTTATATGAGGAGAAAAACTTCTAAATGGGATTAA
- the Smim8 gene encoding small integral membrane protein 8 isoform X1: protein MSKRPADAPVSNSDKKKRKHLCLSIAQKVKLLEKLDSGISVKRLTEEYGVGMTTIYDLKKQKDKLLKFYAESDEPKLMKNRKTLHKAKNEDLDRVLKEWIRQRRNEHMPLNGMLIMKQAKIYHDELKIQGNCEYSTGWLQKFKKRHGIKFLKICGDKAAADHKAAEKFIKEVDIKKVFHINNQPPVVHSLANGEIPEMVLHQGEHDNSDDKGDVNTAEQVPVDNMVRLCDGLIKGLEQRAFITEQEIMSVYKIKERLLRQKLLLMRQTTLEKTFKKATQHNASSSLEDPLPGPSTAPDVSSHLNK from the coding sequence ATGTCAAAAAGACCTGCAGATGCCCCCGTGAGTAACAGTGATAAGAAAAAGAGGAAGCATTTATGTTTATCTATAGCACAGAAAGTCAAGCTATTGGAAAAACTGGACAGTGGTATAAGTGTGAAACGTCTTACAGAAGAGTATGGTGTTGGAATGACCACCATATATGACCTCAAGAAACAAAAGGATAAACTGTTGAAGTTCTATGCTGAAAGTGATGAAccaaagttaatgaaaaatagaaaaacattgcATAAAGCCAAGAATGAAGATCTTGATCGTGTGTTGAAAGAGTGGATTCGTCAGCGTCGCAATGAACACATGCCACTGAATGGTATGCTGATCATGAAACAAGCAAAGATCTATCATGATGAATTGAAAATTCAAGGAAACTGTGAATATTCAACAGGCTGGTTgcagaaatttaagaaaagacatggcattaaatttttaaagatttgcgGAGATAAAGCAGCTGCTGATCACAAAGCAGCAGAGAAATTTATTAAAGAAGTGGATATCAAAAAAGTTTTTCACATCAATAATCAGCCTCCAGTTGTCCATTCATTGGCCAATGGTGAAATACCTGAAATGGTTCTGCATCAAGGTGAACATGATAATAGTGATGACAAAGGCGATGTTAACACTGCGGAGCAAGTGCCTGTGGACAACATGGTCAGACTGTGTGATGGGCTTATTAAAGGACTAGAGCAGCGTGCATTCATAACAGAACAAGAAATCATGTCCGTTTATAAAATCAAAGAGAGACTTCTAAGACAAAAACTGCTTCTAATGAGGCAGACAACCctggagaaaacatttaaaaaagctACCCAGCATAATGCCTCCTCATCCCTAGAGGACCCACTTCCTGGCCCCTCAACAGCTCCTGATGTTTCTTCTCacctaaataagtaa